The genomic segment TGGAAGCTGGCTGAGGCTGGGATGAATGTCGCCCGTATGAATATGTCTCATGGAGATCATGCTTCTCATCAGAAAGTTATTGATTTGGTTAAAGAATATAACGCTCAATCCAAGGACAATGCCATTGCAATTATGCTTGATACCAAGGTAATGCTTAAGTTCCTCCTTCAATCTCCTGCTGTTTTTAAGGATACTTGTTCATATCATATTTCTATGATTACAGTTTAGATTTTGTGTCAGCTGATGATTCATTTTTCTCTGTTTTCAGGGTCCTGAAGTTAGGAGTGGGGATTTGCCTCAACCAATTGTGTTAACACCTGGGCAGGAATTCACTTTTACCATCCAGAGAGGTGTTGGAACTGCAGATTGTGTTAGCGTTAACTATGATGATTTTGTCAATGATGTGGAAGTGGGGGACATGCTTCTTGTTGATGGTATGTCAACCAACTGTTGGCTTatgaaaataaagtataattaaCCAGAATAAGCTTGTGTGCAAGACAAGCTTATAAGCTAAATAAAGTAGCTTATAAACTGCTGAAGTCACTTTCCGAACGCActtattatatgtttaattgTTGGTGGACGATATCTGTATTTTCCTATTTATCTCACGAAGAGTTAGTACTTAGTCAATGGTGTCTCTTGTCGTGTGTGATGTAGGTGGTATGATGTCTTTGGTGGTGAAGTCTAAGACAGAGGATTCTGTGAAATGTGAAGTTGTTGATGGAGGAGAGCTCAAGTCAAGGAGACATTTGAATGTTAGAGGAAAAAGTGCAACACTGCCTTCCATAACTGGTTAGATTTGGGATTACTATTTCCATTCTtgacatatatattttttaaatatttgtctaTCTCTTTCTACATGGCTATCCATGTGGATGGGTTCTGGCCACTGGACGAGGATTGATGTGATGTTGATTTTCCAAAgacataatatttttgttgttttgctgCAGAGAAGGATTGGGATGACATTAAATTTGGAGTGGATAACAAAGTTGATTTCTATGCCGTTTCTTTTGTAAAGGATGCACAAGTAGTTCATGAACTGAAGaattatttgaaaagtaaatattcaagataattgtaattttttagttaGTCCATCCGAATAATTTCTCTAATTATTctgaaatatgataaattttccACTCAACACTGCAGGCTGTGATGCTGATATACACGTCATTGTAAAAATTGAAAGTGCAGACTCTATACCGAACTTGCATTCAATTATTACAGCATCTGATGGGGTGCTAATCTAAtccttacattttttttttctcactatggttatttcttcattttggGAGTAGGAATGATTTAGCCCATATTGTAAAAACAGAAATCTTCAACACTGAGTGTTTTGCTTAGAGGTAGTGGATTACATTTTTGGAGCATTAGTTTAGTATTTCTTGATATTGAACTGTCTACTTCTGGCATCCTGTTTAGGCCATGGTTGCAAGAGGAGATCTTGGTGCAGAGCTCCCTATTGAAGAAGTTCCACTTTTGCAGGTAAAATCCTTTTAAACAGAAATGAGTTAATGTTAAAGAAAATGATTACATATTGCTTCCAAAACTGGACATGAATTTGAGTTCTTCATCAATAATGCCTGGTAATGCAGGAAGAGATAATCAGCATATGCCGAAGCATGGGAAAGGCCGTTATTGTGGCAACAAATATGCTGGAAAGCATGATTGTTCACCCGACACCAACCAGAGCTGAGGTATCTGATATTGCAATTGCTGTTAGAGAAGGTTCTGACGCAATAATGCTTTCTGGGGAAACTGCTCATGGAAAGTAAGTAATAATTCTATGTCTTGAATTGTCCAAATCACCTGATATTCTTCTATTGGAGTTCTAACTAAGGAAAGAAAGATATCACAACAAATTGGTGTTACCTTGAAAAATTAGGTTTTGATGGTGTTATAGTTGAGAGTTGATATTGTGATTTTATATGCTGGAGTGTCAATATGTGGTTTCATTTGTAGCAGTCTACTTAGTGACTTGGAAGAGTAATCTAAAGGTAACATTCATTGAATGTGACTATAATAACTACATTCATTATATTGCAGGTTCCCACTAAAAGCTGTGAAAGTAATGCACACTGTGGCATTACGGACAGAAGCCACTATAACTGGTGGTCAATTGCCACCTAATATTGGCAACGTATTCAAGGTTTGAAATTTAAACTCAATGACTCTACTTAATTTTAACCATTGTGTTCTAATGACATGTGATCGTTTTTGTGCTGAGTAGAACCACACGAGTGAGATGTTTGCATACCATGCAACCATAATGTCTAATACCCTTGGAACCTCAACTGTTGTCTTCACTAGATCAGGCTTCATGGCTATCCTTTTGAGTCACTACAGACCTTCGGGCACCATATTTGCATTTACAGATCAGTAAGTTCCTTTTTCGCTTTGTCTCTTTAGACCATACGAAAAACAGTTTACTTTTGAAGTTACAGAATGTACTAGGTAGTTAGTAAACTAATTTATAGCCAGTTTGGAAATCCGTTTTGCCTGCCTCTGAAAGAACTTCTCAAAAGTTACTAAGAAGTTGTTTCTTCTAACAGAAGTAGCCGGTTGCATCTGTGCCCAAGTTGTTTGGGGTTCTCTGTTCTATTTTTGTCCTTTATCACTATATTTCCTTAATAATTAGTTGTTCTCATTTTCTTAATTGGATGTATGTGAATCTGATTTCTTATATTGGAGTATATAATTCAATTGAAAACCATGACCTCATTTTTGCTGGCCATGCAGAAAGAGGACACAGCAAAGGTTGGCCTTGTATCAAGGAATATGTCCAATTTACATGAAATTTTCTGAAGATGCCGAAGAGACTTTCAGAAGAGCCCTGGATCTGCTCCAGGTAATATTCAGAGGATATCTTCagtgattgaaatattatataagaaGCATATAAACAGGCTCATATTAACTACCAACTTTATTGATGACTAATGAGAAATTTGATTGGTCATCTTTTGTgggattttttttctattgatcACTTTTTCTATTGGTCATCTTTAAGGGATTTGAGTCTAGTTTAACTTAGACCTACAACATGTTGGTTTAGGGGATATAAGAGGCTGTTTCTTTGAGGCCAAAAAGGGTTCACAGGGttgtaaatttttctttttatttagttttcttaTGATCATTCTTTTTGTTTCCATATGCAGAAGCAAGGAATGGTGAAAGCAGGAGAAGAAGTAGCACTGGTTCAAAGTGGCAAACAACCCATATGGAGGTCCCAATCCACTCACAATATTCAGGTCCGAACAGTGTAAACAGAATGAAACGGGTTGATGCAAATTGTATTTTGTTGGTTGTTGCCTAGgcttttcacttctttttttCACTTATGCTTTACTGTGCTCCTTTTTTTGTGTGATCTTATTGCAGACACTAGACGTATTTTAGTGGTAGTCATTGGAATTTTGATAAGAAATTGGAAGGATGAATGTTGATTGTATTTGTAAGCAAGATATAAGGATGCAATTCTTGCATTACAAAAGCTATTATGTAGGATTAAATTAGGttttaaagttcactttctatgattttaaaattagatattgTGTATTGTAAGTTTTCTTTCTATTCACCGTCAGGAAttcttgaaaatttgtttgcaaattagtaaattacaaaatttatagtAGGTATTGTTTTTATATGCCAAAATTACTGTGCCTTTGTAAGACATATATGTCAATGATCTTTTAGGGGTAAAAGATTGCATACCCGGAGATACCAGACGTATCATCTGGTCactaaagataaatatttattattaatagaatcactatttgaattaaatagtatataaaataatataaaaaaagatcaTAGTATcgttattttgtaataataaaaactaaaataaacataattttatacgcccttataattaaaaataaatataaaattcagatcaaatatattataatggataaataaaaaaagttataaattatatattaagaaaaaaggTTGAAATGGTGCTGATTTTTATTAACCTGGTTCGTCACTGATTTTTTAGCCAATTCTTTTTCGAACTGTTTTTTGAGATCTATGAGATTTATTATTATAGATTATTGTGTTACGATTTCATGACATAGCTTAATAATCTACAGTATACTTTATGAACGAAGCATACCATAACATCAAGTATCAGATAATTAATACGATACTAGAACAATctatgatgaaaataattatttttctctattttatctatattttcgaGAGgtgattaaataataatttgagtattgaaaagaaaaagttcttatctattatatttttagtgttGTTCAAAATaccttaattttaatatgtcatgagaaatttgttttaatatattttaaaatattaaaatatatttaaaaatacaataaaaaataatactaacaCAAGAAATCCAACAGAATTCCaaattttacttctttttcaCCCATACATATAAGCATCTTTTCACCCAAGTGATTGGATGGAAGCATTAGCATGAGTTATGGTAGACTTCCACTTAGAAAAAGAGgggaaaaaacaaaaagaaaaagtgtaaGATGAGACAAAAGATAAATGAAGAAAGTAAGTGAATGTTtacatttacttttaaatattaactcTATGATCTTGCAGCCTCCTAATATTTCACATGCTCCCTTTTGCAAGTTGtaatttcaaaccaaaaaattGTGTTCACCTTATATTTAAACGTGGT from the Vigna angularis cultivar LongXiaoDou No.4 chromosome 3, ASM1680809v1, whole genome shotgun sequence genome contains:
- the LOC108324867 gene encoding plastidial pyruvate kinase 2; its protein translation is MSQVVATRSIHSSLTHPTSGYVHHRPPTSLKPPTFASKVLPQQRNNRSKVRSPSCRVNARKSAPAEVVPVSAADDLKIEEELQYLRGMQQLGDTAVGMWSKPTVRRKTKIVCTIGPSTNTREMIWKLAEAGMNVARMNMSHGDHASHQKVIDLVKEYNAQSKDNAIAIMLDTKGPEVRSGDLPQPIVLTPGQEFTFTIQRGVGTADCVSVNYDDFVNDVEVGDMLLVDGGMMSLVVKSKTEDSVKCEVVDGGELKSRRHLNVRGKSATLPSITEKDWDDIKFGVDNKVDFYAVSFVKDAQVVHELKNYLKSCDADIHVIVKIESADSIPNLHSIITASDGAMVARGDLGAELPIEEVPLLQEEIISICRSMGKAVIVATNMLESMIVHPTPTRAEVSDIAIAVREGSDAIMLSGETAHGKFPLKAVKVMHTVALRTEATITGGQLPPNIGNVFKNHTSEMFAYHATIMSNTLGTSTVVFTRSGFMAILLSHYRPSGTIFAFTDQKRTQQRLALYQGICPIYMKFSEDAEETFRRALDLLQKQGMVKAGEEVALVQSGKQPIWRSQSTHNIQVRTV